The following are from one region of the Zymoseptoria tritici IPO323 chromosome 13, whole genome shotgun sequence genome:
- a CDS encoding 60S ribosomal protein L21: MGHAAGLRAGTRYAFSRDFKKKGMIALSTYLKQYKVGDIVDVVANGAVQKGMPYKVYHGKTGVVYNVTKSAVGVILYRQVGNRYIEKRINVRVEHVRHSRSRDEFLARVKTNAAAKRTAKETGERVYLKRLPAQPREARTVSAKDNKPENVAPIAYETTI; encoded by the exons ATGGGTCACGCTGCAGGTCTCCGCGCTGGCACTCGCTATG CCTTCTCTCGCGActtcaagaagaagggtaTGATCGCTCTGTCGACCTACCTCAAGCAATACAAGGTCGGCGATATCGTTGATGTCGTTGCCAACGGTGCCGTGCAGAAGGGCATG CCATACAAGGTCTACCACGGAAAGACTGGTGTCGTCTACAACGTCACAAAATCCGCCGTCGGTGTCATCCTCTACCGCCAGGTCGGCAACCGCTACATCGAGAAGCGCATCAACGTCCGTGTCGAGCACGTCCGCCACTCCCGATCCCGAGACGAGTTCCTTGCCCGTGTCAAGACCAACGCCGCTGCGAAGCGCACCGCAAAGGAGACTGGCGAGCGCGTCTACCTCAAGAGACTGCCTGCCCAGCCAAGAGAGGCACGAACTGTCTCTGCCAAGGACAACAAGCCGGAGAACGTGGCACCGATCGCATACGAGACCACCATCTAG